A window of Brettanomyces nanus chromosome 2, complete sequence contains these coding sequences:
- a CDS encoding uncharacterized protein (EggNog:ENOG41): MVEYFLYNYDPLEQRKMLAVIMENSGIGDARNAPNLDRQVAVWKRILFSQLIFINFLAIMDHIYNYQGEFFPKRVVNSEKLPNWAEWVANWINQDCRYRLDNYSDGRNHFKFGSVFISFIGEMSPYNKSALLIMDLMIPLFQYVMFIMALGQERDTFNASLYGPNPSTTSIPPQPSMFANSAVLPLDDYHSPYYMPIRSIDDPRPVEQLIRRFSVWKMILKQIIFYFKETSIFKKQTYLGNKAMLENLEILRKQNSGKFKLKGSNFSSSTAAKNLKKSMSTSDLSQISQQHMYIDMQQQQSGSDPFRECTTLGKFIQKAFLPPGDHSIMSLSTSLYNNHAALAERELITYNQLTLKLIPRLENLKESLNDAIKQMFSVKGSSHFKTRELKIEIAKTGAILSDYISSVELLTKGESKTSLGTVIKFDHIDPKFDPYLLRLKLDLQLKDQLFTEAHLKEAYADLQRKAVQLEAILYGEMQSCMGIFSNLINAELDTVKDNLVADLSDGFLRNGPNIDWDYFVANDNSHNLLNLTAKQSLDRVKQIRKKSDVVYPYQIDKISSCILSGYMEKKSKYLKNYSKFYYVLTFNFLHEFKTKDRKHETTPVNSYLLDDMTVMPSDDDSHKFVIRIHPRDESKSKYTFRCHSEEVASHWLECLADLCSFSSPLERNNTLNEVMVEEEQAQQVEEGQLPSNSSMAQQSVQTGQTGQTTQSSQSAQSAQSAQSCQSAQSGQSALASDSSSSNSQKESCYAERNESSSSLHLPTFRSIKPTSECSTPSTTPGSSDIQPQAHHKSSASISGLSMESLKEKVKQQQFKAQLSRAGKARIPSDDSPNSELGDYFSYVAPRPRMPYRRSHNGIRSLSRSPSPVLMTPRLSVTGTSGITSPPYNLIEQMDLGVADQGSSGLERRRMILESRLRTSGGISGGTFGGTPGGTPSVTSGGTRDTLLSLPSPGLAMSPPLDTPGTIPPSSVGDVFSQSNK, from the exons ATGGTTGAGTATTTTTTATATAATTATGATCCATTGGAGCAGCGTAAAATGTTGGCCGTTATTATGGAAAACAGTGGTATCGGTGACGCCCGCAATGCCCCAAACTTGGATCGCCAGGTGGCTGTGTGGAAACGGATCCTCTTCTCACAGCTTATCTTCATTAACTTTTTGGCCATAATGGATCATATCTACAACTATCAGGGAGAATTCTTTCCCAAAAGGGTGGTGAACTCTGAAAAACTTCCCAATTGGGCAGAATGGGTGGCTAACTGGATCAATCAGGATTGTCGTTACAGATTGGACAACTACTCAGATGGAAGGAATCACTTCAAGTTTGGTTCCGTATTCATTAGTTTTATAGGTGAAATGTCGCCGTACAACAAAAGTGCTCTACTAATTATGGATCTGATGATTCCTCTATTTCAGTACGTTATGTTTATTATGGCTCTTGGCCAAGAGCGCGACA CCTTCAATGCATCTCTATACGGTCCAAATCCATCTACAACTTCTATACCTCCTCAACCTTCCATGTTTGCCAATTCTGCTGTTCTTCCATTGGATGATTATCATTCACCTTACTATATGCCTATCAGAAGTATTGATGATCCTCGTCCTGTCGAACAACTCATCCGTCGCTTCAGTGTTTGGAAAATGATCCTCAAACAAATTATTTTCTACTTCAAGGAGACCTCTATATTCAAAAAACAGACCTATCTCGGCAATAAGGCCATGttggagaacttggaaaTCCTTCGGAAGCAGAATTCCGGCAAGTTTAAGTTGAAAGGATCCAATTTCTCGTCTTCTACAGCCGCtaagaacttgaaaaagagtATGAGTACTTCAGATCTGTCTCAAATTAGTCAACAACACATGTATATAGACatgcaacagcagcaatCCGGGTCTGATCCTTTCAGAGAGTGTACTACATTGGGTAAGTTCATCCAGAAGGCTTTCTTACCTCCTGGTGATCACTCTATCATGTCTCTTTCTACTTCATTATACAATAATCATGCTGCTTTGGCTGAAAGAGAATTGATTACATACAATCAACTCACTTTAAAGTTGATTCCGAGGCTcgagaacttgaaggaaagTTTGAATGATGCCATTAAGCAGATGTTCTCTGTAAAGGGCTCTTCTCACTTCAAAACAAGAGAACTAAAGATAGAAATAGCCAAGACGGGGGCCATTTTGAGTGATTATATCAGTTCGGTTGAACTTCTAACCAAGGGAGAGTCGAAAACCAGTTTAGGAACCGTCATAAAGTTTGACCATATCGATCCAAAGTTTGATCCATATCTGCTCCGGCTTAAGCTTGATCTACAACTAAAAGACCAGCTTTTCACAGAAGCCCACCTAAAAGAGGCTTATGCCGATTTACAGAGGAAAGCCGTTCAGTTAGAAGCTATTTTGTATGGAGAAATGCAGAGCTGCATGGGAATTTTCTCCAATTTGATCAATGCTGAGTTGGACACCGTCAAAGACAACCTTGTGGCAGATCTTTCCGATGGCTTCTTACGTAATGGACCAAATATTGACTGGGATTACTTTGTTGCCAACGACAATTCCCACAATCTACTCAATTTGACGGCAAAGCAATCATTGGATAGAGTCAAGcagataagaaagaagtcGGATGTTGTCTATCCCTACCAGATAGATAAGATCAGTTCGTGTATTCTGAGTGGATAcatggaaaagaaatcaaagtaCTTAAAGAACTATTCCAAGTTCTACTACGTTCTCACTTTCAACTTCCTACACGAGTTCAAGACAAAAGACAGGAAGCATGAGACCACTCCTGTTAACTCGTATTTACTTGATGATATGACAGTGATGCcttcagatgatgattcaCATAAGTTTGTGATTAGAATCCATCCAAGGGACGAGTCTAAGTCTAAGTACACGTTCAGATGTCATTCTGAAGAGGTTGCCAGTCATTGGTTGGAGTGTTTGGCTGATTTGTGcagtttttcttctcctctggAAAGAAATAACACGTTGAATGAAGTTATGGTGGAGGAGGAGCAGGCACAGCAGGTGGAGGAAGGTCAGCTGCCTTCTAATTCATCGATGGCTCAACAATCCGTTCAGACGGGTCAGACGGGTCAAACGACTCAGTCCAGCCAGTCAGCTCAATCAGCTCAATCAGCTCAATCCTGCCAGTCGGCTCAGTCCGGCCAGTCGGCTCTTGCAAGCGACTCTAGCAGCAGTAATAGCCAAAAAGAGAGCTGCTATGCTGAACGCAATGAATCAAGTagttctcttcatcttcccaCCTTCAGATCTATCAAACCCACTTCAGAATGCAGCACTCCATCAACTACTCCCGGTAGTTCAGATATACAGCCCCAAGCTCACCATAAAAGCTCGGCTAGTATTAGTGGATTATCTATGGAGAGtctgaaagaaaaggttaAGCAACAGCAGTTTAAAGCCCAGCTGTCTCGTGCTGGAAAGGCTAGAATACCATCAGACGACTCTCCAAATAGCGAATTGGGAGATTACTTCAGCTATGTGGCTCCTCGGCCAAGAATGCCTTATAGAAGGAGCCACAATGGCATTCGAAGTCTTTCCCGATCACCTTCTCCTGTATTAATGACCCCACGTCTATCTGTAACAGGTACGTCCGGTATTACATCTCCTCCTTACAATCTGATAGAACAGATGGACTTGGGTGTGGCGGATCAGGGTAGCAGTGGTTTAGAGAGACGACGAATGATACTAGAATCGAGATTAAGGACTTCCGGTGGGATTTCCGGTGGAACTTTCGGTGGGACTCCCGGTGGGACTCCCAGTGTCACTTCCGGTGGCACCAGGGACACCCTCTTATCTCTTCCCAGCCCTGGATTGGCCATGTCACCACCCCTAGATACACCAGGAACGATACCTCCATCATCAGTCGGTGACGTATTCAGTCAATCAAATAAATAG
- a CDS encoding uncharacterized protein (BUSCO:EOG09343XN5) encodes MSYYFSIIGNNDAPLYELEIGTYHQSGDGTPHLPKEIHQLEQFIVNSSLDILQDIQFKNNAIFTKNLDNFYGYQIFSYLTQGNAKFIILTDLKSHDESLRQFLIEINELYVKTLLNPFYTVNNPITSSGFDTRVRLLARKYL; translated from the coding sequence ATGTCTTACTACTTCAGCATCATTGGAAACAACGATGCACCTCTTTATGAGTTGGAAATAGGAACTTATCATCAATCGGGAGACGGAACTCCGCATTTACCAAAGGAAATTCATCAGCTTGAACAGTTCATAGTAAACTCTTCACTAGATATTCTTCAGGACATCCAGTTTAAGAACAACGCTATATTTACAAAGAATCTTGACAATTTCTACGGATATCAAATATTCTCCTACTTGACTCAAGGAAATGCCAAGTTCATCATATTAACAGATCTGAAAAGCCATGACGAGAGCTTACGTCAGTTCCTAATAGAGATAAATGAGCTCTACGTTAAGACTCTTTTGAATCCATTTTATACAGTTAATAATCCTATAACGAGTTCTGGATTTGATACCAGGGTTCGATTATTAGCGAGGAAGTATCTTTAG